In the Sphaerodactylus townsendi isolate TG3544 linkage group LG10, MPM_Stown_v2.3, whole genome shotgun sequence genome, one interval contains:
- the SPATA18 gene encoding mitochondria-eating protein isoform X3, whose translation MAESLRRLISSETCGVLQEKLERWYKDYHINSCDQNLNRCCEIMELSAKIQGHLFSIFNQTAREGGHYAGVETIKSRLLPWLGTCFSSPAPGRPFETSFSKESHEKERQLRELANSRNHEILQLERELNSTRLQLSLVQQDLKAYQAKEECALRSLEKLSDYEQQVQTLKDEIAILGAQKSVLQSRLARSRSPSPRSIRSRSPSPLPIKSISPGRSRLTNTSRHAHLVERFRDIYAQARLDAQTLLRSYIDDLEMVQRIIYVAAVESFHAAKKAFRQFKMRVRKALSLSFSGTESVEDRVMDYIIRQEDLYDVQYSVNEVINAMNIHPRISFPPEVDFIMISSLIRELCRVAFSMQTLDPPLDISFATEGELFNEYKYRRSFDSDFTAPLVAYHVWPTLMENDSVIVKGEVVTRRGALWSHRSRSRSRGRSQTRSRSLSPLSHGADHSRHLPSRSRSPSPLRSGSPRL comes from the exons ATGGCCGAGAGCCTGAGACGACTGATCAGCAGCGAGACCTGCGGGGTTTTGCAGGAGAAGTTGGAGCGGTGGTATAAAGACTATCAC ATAAATTCATGTGATCAAAATCTGAACCGATGCTGTGAAATCATGGAATTGAGTGCCAAGATTCAGGGGCATCTCTTCTCCATCTTCAATCAAACAGCTCGAGAAG GTGGACATTATGCAGGAGTGGAAACCATCAAATCACGTCTCCTGCCATGGTTGGGGACTTGTTTTTCTAGCCCTGCTCCAGGACGGCCCTTCGAAACCAGTTTCTCCAAG GAGTCACATGAGAAAGAAAGGCAACTGAGGGAATTGGCCAACTCTCGGAATCATGAAATACTCCAGCTGGAAAGAGAACTGAACTCCACTCGTTTACAGCTCAGCCTTGTCCAGCAAGA TTTAAAGGCATATCAGGCAAAAGAAGAATGCGCTTTGAGGAGCCTGGAGAAGTTGAGTGACTATGAGCAGCAGGTTCAGACACTGAAGGACGAGATTGCCATCCTTGGTGCTCAAAAATCTGTTTTGCAAAGCAG GCTTGCGCGAAGTCGATCCCCTTCTCCAAGATCGATCCGAAGTAGATCCCCTAGTCCACTTCCAATCAAGAGCATTTCTCCGGGCAGATCCAGACTTACGAATACATCCCGTCATGCTCACCTTGTGGAACGCTTCAGAGACATTTATGCTCAAGCGCGCTTAGATGCTCAAACCCTCCTGAGGAGCTATATTGATGATCTGGAAATGGTGCAGAGAATAATCTATGTGGCGGCTGTG GAGTCTTTCCATGCAGCAAAGAAGGCCTTCAGGCAGTTCAAGATGCGTGTAAGAAAGGCATTGTCCCTAAGTTTCTCAGGGACTGAGTCAGTCGAAGACAGAGTAATGGACTATATTATACGCCAAGAAGATCTATATGATGTTCAGTACAGTGTCAAT GAAGTAATTAACGCAATGAACATCCACCCTAGGATTTCCTTTCCACCAGAAGTTGATTTTATCATGATCAGCAGCTTAATACGAGAGTTGTGCCGTGTAGCCTTTTCAATGCAAACCTTGGATCCTCCACTTGATATTTCATTTGCTACTGAGGGAGAACTTTTTAATGAGTACAA GTACCGTCGCAGCTTTGACTCCGATTTCACAGCTCCGCTTGTCGCCTATCATGTGTGGCCTACTCTTATGGAGAATGATTCCGTCATTGTAAAGGGAGAGGTAGTCACAAGACGAGGTGCTCTG TGGTCTCACAGGAGTAGGAGCCGAAGTAGAGGCCGGAGCCAGACTCGTAGCCGCAGCTTGAGCCCTCTGTCTCATGGTGCAGACCACTCCCGGCACTTG CCATCTCGAAGCCGCAGCCCTTCCCCGCTAAGAAGTGGAAGCCCAA GACTTTAG
- the SPATA18 gene encoding mitochondria-eating protein isoform X2: MAESLRRLISSETCGVLQEKLERWYKDYHINSCDQNLNRCCEIMELSAKIQGHLFSIFNQTAREGGHYAGVETIKSRLLPWLGTCFSSPAPGRPFETSFSKESHEKERQLRELANSRNHEILQLERELNSTRLQLSLVQQDLEEAQLALEDTKTKSATTLLAAEDEIVQLKTDLKAYQAKEECALRSLEKLSDYEQQVQTLKDEIAILGAQKSVLQSRLARSRSPSPRSIRSRSPSPLPIKSISPGRSRLTNTSRHAHLVERFRDIYAQARLDAQTLLRSYIDDLEMVQRIIYVAAVESFHAAKKAFRQFKMRVRKALSLSFSGTESVEDRVMDYIIRQEDLYDVQYSVNEVINAMNIHPRISFPPEVDFIMISSLIRELCRVAFSMQTLDPPLDISFATEGELFNEYKYRRSFDSDFTAPLVAYHVWPTLMENDSVIVKGEVVTRRGALWSHRSRSRSRGRSQTRSRSLSPLSHGADHSRHLPSRSRSPSPLRSGSPRL; the protein is encoded by the exons ATGGCCGAGAGCCTGAGACGACTGATCAGCAGCGAGACCTGCGGGGTTTTGCAGGAGAAGTTGGAGCGGTGGTATAAAGACTATCAC ATAAATTCATGTGATCAAAATCTGAACCGATGCTGTGAAATCATGGAATTGAGTGCCAAGATTCAGGGGCATCTCTTCTCCATCTTCAATCAAACAGCTCGAGAAG GTGGACATTATGCAGGAGTGGAAACCATCAAATCACGTCTCCTGCCATGGTTGGGGACTTGTTTTTCTAGCCCTGCTCCAGGACGGCCCTTCGAAACCAGTTTCTCCAAG GAGTCACATGAGAAAGAAAGGCAACTGAGGGAATTGGCCAACTCTCGGAATCATGAAATACTCCAGCTGGAAAGAGAACTGAACTCCACTCGTTTACAGCTCAGCCTTGTCCAGCAAGA TCTTGAAGAAGCCCAGTTGGCTCTTGAAGACACAAAGACCAAATCAGCCACCACTcttttggcagcagaggatgAAATAGTTCAGCTAAAAACAGA TTTAAAGGCATATCAGGCAAAAGAAGAATGCGCTTTGAGGAGCCTGGAGAAGTTGAGTGACTATGAGCAGCAGGTTCAGACACTGAAGGACGAGATTGCCATCCTTGGTGCTCAAAAATCTGTTTTGCAAAGCAG GCTTGCGCGAAGTCGATCCCCTTCTCCAAGATCGATCCGAAGTAGATCCCCTAGTCCACTTCCAATCAAGAGCATTTCTCCGGGCAGATCCAGACTTACGAATACATCCCGTCATGCTCACCTTGTGGAACGCTTCAGAGACATTTATGCTCAAGCGCGCTTAGATGCTCAAACCCTCCTGAGGAGCTATATTGATGATCTGGAAATGGTGCAGAGAATAATCTATGTGGCGGCTGTG GAGTCTTTCCATGCAGCAAAGAAGGCCTTCAGGCAGTTCAAGATGCGTGTAAGAAAGGCATTGTCCCTAAGTTTCTCAGGGACTGAGTCAGTCGAAGACAGAGTAATGGACTATATTATACGCCAAGAAGATCTATATGATGTTCAGTACAGTGTCAAT GAAGTAATTAACGCAATGAACATCCACCCTAGGATTTCCTTTCCACCAGAAGTTGATTTTATCATGATCAGCAGCTTAATACGAGAGTTGTGCCGTGTAGCCTTTTCAATGCAAACCTTGGATCCTCCACTTGATATTTCATTTGCTACTGAGGGAGAACTTTTTAATGAGTACAA GTACCGTCGCAGCTTTGACTCCGATTTCACAGCTCCGCTTGTCGCCTATCATGTGTGGCCTACTCTTATGGAGAATGATTCCGTCATTGTAAAGGGAGAGGTAGTCACAAGACGAGGTGCTCTG TGGTCTCACAGGAGTAGGAGCCGAAGTAGAGGCCGGAGCCAGACTCGTAGCCGCAGCTTGAGCCCTCTGTCTCATGGTGCAGACCACTCCCGGCACTTG CCATCTCGAAGCCGCAGCCCTTCCCCGCTAAGAAGTGGAAGCCCAA GACTTTAG
- the SPATA18 gene encoding mitochondria-eating protein isoform X1, with product MAESLRRLISSETCGVLQEKLERWYKDYHINSCDQNLNRCCEIMELSAKIQGHLFSIFNQTAREGGHYAGVETIKSRLLPWLGTCFSSPAPGRPFETSFSKESHEKERQLRELANSRNHEILQLERELNSTRLQLSLVQQDLEEAQLALEDTKTKSATTLLAAEDEIVQLKTDLKAYQAKEECALRSLEKLSDYEQQVQTLKDEIAILGAQKSVLQSRLARSRSPSPRSIRSRSPSPLPIKSISPGRSRLTNTSRHAHLVERFRDIYAQARLDAQTLLRSYIDDLEMVQRIIYVAAVESFHAAKKAFRQFKMRVRKALSLSFSGTESVEDRVMDYIIRQEDLYDVQYSVNEVINAMNIHPRISFPPEVDFIMISSLIRELCRVAFSMQTLDPPLDISFATEGELFNEYKYRRSFDSDFTAPLVAYHVWPTLMENDSVIVKGEVVTRRGALWSHRSRSRSRGRSQTRSRSLSPLSHGADHSRHLPSRSRSPSPLRSGSPSKWAYSELRQSWL from the exons ATGGCCGAGAGCCTGAGACGACTGATCAGCAGCGAGACCTGCGGGGTTTTGCAGGAGAAGTTGGAGCGGTGGTATAAAGACTATCAC ATAAATTCATGTGATCAAAATCTGAACCGATGCTGTGAAATCATGGAATTGAGTGCCAAGATTCAGGGGCATCTCTTCTCCATCTTCAATCAAACAGCTCGAGAAG GTGGACATTATGCAGGAGTGGAAACCATCAAATCACGTCTCCTGCCATGGTTGGGGACTTGTTTTTCTAGCCCTGCTCCAGGACGGCCCTTCGAAACCAGTTTCTCCAAG GAGTCACATGAGAAAGAAAGGCAACTGAGGGAATTGGCCAACTCTCGGAATCATGAAATACTCCAGCTGGAAAGAGAACTGAACTCCACTCGTTTACAGCTCAGCCTTGTCCAGCAAGA TCTTGAAGAAGCCCAGTTGGCTCTTGAAGACACAAAGACCAAATCAGCCACCACTcttttggcagcagaggatgAAATAGTTCAGCTAAAAACAGA TTTAAAGGCATATCAGGCAAAAGAAGAATGCGCTTTGAGGAGCCTGGAGAAGTTGAGTGACTATGAGCAGCAGGTTCAGACACTGAAGGACGAGATTGCCATCCTTGGTGCTCAAAAATCTGTTTTGCAAAGCAG GCTTGCGCGAAGTCGATCCCCTTCTCCAAGATCGATCCGAAGTAGATCCCCTAGTCCACTTCCAATCAAGAGCATTTCTCCGGGCAGATCCAGACTTACGAATACATCCCGTCATGCTCACCTTGTGGAACGCTTCAGAGACATTTATGCTCAAGCGCGCTTAGATGCTCAAACCCTCCTGAGGAGCTATATTGATGATCTGGAAATGGTGCAGAGAATAATCTATGTGGCGGCTGTG GAGTCTTTCCATGCAGCAAAGAAGGCCTTCAGGCAGTTCAAGATGCGTGTAAGAAAGGCATTGTCCCTAAGTTTCTCAGGGACTGAGTCAGTCGAAGACAGAGTAATGGACTATATTATACGCCAAGAAGATCTATATGATGTTCAGTACAGTGTCAAT GAAGTAATTAACGCAATGAACATCCACCCTAGGATTTCCTTTCCACCAGAAGTTGATTTTATCATGATCAGCAGCTTAATACGAGAGTTGTGCCGTGTAGCCTTTTCAATGCAAACCTTGGATCCTCCACTTGATATTTCATTTGCTACTGAGGGAGAACTTTTTAATGAGTACAA GTACCGTCGCAGCTTTGACTCCGATTTCACAGCTCCGCTTGTCGCCTATCATGTGTGGCCTACTCTTATGGAGAATGATTCCGTCATTGTAAAGGGAGAGGTAGTCACAAGACGAGGTGCTCTG TGGTCTCACAGGAGTAGGAGCCGAAGTAGAGGCCGGAGCCAGACTCGTAGCCGCAGCTTGAGCCCTCTGTCTCATGGTGCAGACCACTCCCGGCACTTG CCATCTCGAAGCCGCAGCCCTTCCCCGCTAAGAAGTGGAAGCCCAAGTAAGTGGGCATATTCAGAACTTAGACAATCATGGCTTTAA
- the SPATA18 gene encoding mitochondria-eating protein isoform X4, whose product MELSAKIQGHLFSIFNQTAREGGHYAGVETIKSRLLPWLGTCFSSPAPGRPFETSFSKESHEKERQLRELANSRNHEILQLERELNSTRLQLSLVQQDLEEAQLALEDTKTKSATTLLAAEDEIVQLKTDLKAYQAKEECALRSLEKLSDYEQQVQTLKDEIAILGAQKSVLQSRLARSRSPSPRSIRSRSPSPLPIKSISPGRSRLTNTSRHAHLVERFRDIYAQARLDAQTLLRSYIDDLEMVQRIIYVAAVESFHAAKKAFRQFKMRVRKALSLSFSGTESVEDRVMDYIIRQEDLYDVQYSVNEVINAMNIHPRISFPPEVDFIMISSLIRELCRVAFSMQTLDPPLDISFATEGELFNEYKYRRSFDSDFTAPLVAYHVWPTLMENDSVIVKGEVVTRRGALWSHRSRSRSRGRSQTRSRSLSPLSHGADHSRHLPSRSRSPSPLRSGSPSKWAYSELRQSWL is encoded by the exons ATGGAATTGAGTGCCAAGATTCAGGGGCATCTCTTCTCCATCTTCAATCAAACAGCTCGAGAAG GTGGACATTATGCAGGAGTGGAAACCATCAAATCACGTCTCCTGCCATGGTTGGGGACTTGTTTTTCTAGCCCTGCTCCAGGACGGCCCTTCGAAACCAGTTTCTCCAAG GAGTCACATGAGAAAGAAAGGCAACTGAGGGAATTGGCCAACTCTCGGAATCATGAAATACTCCAGCTGGAAAGAGAACTGAACTCCACTCGTTTACAGCTCAGCCTTGTCCAGCAAGA TCTTGAAGAAGCCCAGTTGGCTCTTGAAGACACAAAGACCAAATCAGCCACCACTcttttggcagcagaggatgAAATAGTTCAGCTAAAAACAGA TTTAAAGGCATATCAGGCAAAAGAAGAATGCGCTTTGAGGAGCCTGGAGAAGTTGAGTGACTATGAGCAGCAGGTTCAGACACTGAAGGACGAGATTGCCATCCTTGGTGCTCAAAAATCTGTTTTGCAAAGCAG GCTTGCGCGAAGTCGATCCCCTTCTCCAAGATCGATCCGAAGTAGATCCCCTAGTCCACTTCCAATCAAGAGCATTTCTCCGGGCAGATCCAGACTTACGAATACATCCCGTCATGCTCACCTTGTGGAACGCTTCAGAGACATTTATGCTCAAGCGCGCTTAGATGCTCAAACCCTCCTGAGGAGCTATATTGATGATCTGGAAATGGTGCAGAGAATAATCTATGTGGCGGCTGTG GAGTCTTTCCATGCAGCAAAGAAGGCCTTCAGGCAGTTCAAGATGCGTGTAAGAAAGGCATTGTCCCTAAGTTTCTCAGGGACTGAGTCAGTCGAAGACAGAGTAATGGACTATATTATACGCCAAGAAGATCTATATGATGTTCAGTACAGTGTCAAT GAAGTAATTAACGCAATGAACATCCACCCTAGGATTTCCTTTCCACCAGAAGTTGATTTTATCATGATCAGCAGCTTAATACGAGAGTTGTGCCGTGTAGCCTTTTCAATGCAAACCTTGGATCCTCCACTTGATATTTCATTTGCTACTGAGGGAGAACTTTTTAATGAGTACAA GTACCGTCGCAGCTTTGACTCCGATTTCACAGCTCCGCTTGTCGCCTATCATGTGTGGCCTACTCTTATGGAGAATGATTCCGTCATTGTAAAGGGAGAGGTAGTCACAAGACGAGGTGCTCTG TGGTCTCACAGGAGTAGGAGCCGAAGTAGAGGCCGGAGCCAGACTCGTAGCCGCAGCTTGAGCCCTCTGTCTCATGGTGCAGACCACTCCCGGCACTTG CCATCTCGAAGCCGCAGCCCTTCCCCGCTAAGAAGTGGAAGCCCAAGTAAGTGGGCATATTCAGAACTTAGACAATCATGGCTTTAA